In Pygocentrus nattereri isolate fPygNat1 chromosome 30, fPygNat1.pri, whole genome shotgun sequence, the following proteins share a genomic window:
- the LOC108424701 gene encoding endoplasmic reticulum resident protein 27 has translation MLLVLVFSLLATCSTAEEKAPADSTPLRLTDVSTAEAFINSAEVVVVGFFKADEGNGFKEFLAAIEEVKTLPAALCSVKEVWTNYSINSDTITIFRKADLHQENLQLSKIKKLDSDGLVRFLTINDIRYITEYNQASAVGLFQSKVKVHLLLFANRGSTDYKPLKERLGALAPRYSGKMLFVLINGKEKANERALGYFNLKSSDLPRVGIYDGESDKTWLMAPGEISIERVQNFCDSFVTGELQKEKQAGESEAKNEL, from the exons ATGCTGCTTGTTCTGGTCTTTTCTTTACTTGCAACCTGCAGTACAGCAGAAGAGAAAG CCCCTGCGGACAGCACCCCCCTAAGACTGACTGATGTATCAACAGCAGAAGCCTTCATCAACTCAGCCGAGGTGGTGGTCGTCGGGTTCTTCAAG GCTGATGAAGGCAATGGTTTTAAGGAGTTCTTGGCTGCTATTGAAGAGGTGAAGACCCTTCCTGCCGCCCTGTGCAGTGTGAAGGAGGTGTGGACTAATTATAGCATTAACTCGGACACCATCACCATCTTCAGGAAG GCTGACCTGCATCAGGAGAACCTCCAGCTCTCCAAGATCAAGAAACTGGACTCTGATGGACTCGTACGCTTCCTCACCATCAACGACATCCGCTACATCACAGAGTACAACCAAGCG tctgcagtggggCTCTTCCAATCAAAAGTGAAGGTGCACCTTTTGCTCTTCGCCAACAGGGGGAGCACTGACTATAAACCACTGAAGGAGAGACTGGGGGCTTTGGCCCCTCGTTATTCTGGCAAG aTGCTGTTTGTGCTGATAAACGGGAAAGAGAAAGCGAATGAACGAGCGCTGGGCTACTTCAACCTGAAGTCAAGTGATCTGCCGCGTGTTGGCATCTACGACGGAGAATCAGACAAGACTTGGCTCATGGCCCCGGGTGAAATCTCTATTGAGCGTGTACAGAACTTCTGTGATTCCTTCGTCACTGGAGAGCTACAG
- the LOC108424735 gene encoding retinal cone rhodopsin-sensitive cGMP 3',5'-cyclic phosphodiesterase subunit gamma produces the protein MDVAAPADKKAPPKFKARAMRTFKSKAPKPGQKGYGDDIPGMEGLGTDFTVICPWEAFGDMELSDLAKYGIV, from the exons ATGGACGTCGCAGCCCCCGCAGATAAGAAGGCACCCCCCAAGTTCAAGGCAAGGGCCATGCGCACCTTCAAGAGCAAGGCCCCTAAACCAGGCCAGAAGGGGTACGGAGACGACATCCCCGGAATGGAAGGACTCGGCACAG ACTTCACCGTGATCTGCCCGTGGGAGGCTTTTGGCGACATGGAACTGAGCGATTTGGCTAAATACGGAATTGTGTAG